Proteins encoded within one genomic window of Ailuropoda melanoleuca isolate Jingjing chromosome 16, ASM200744v2, whole genome shotgun sequence:
- the TNNI2 gene encoding troponin I, fast skeletal muscle isoform X2 produces MGDEEKRNRAITARRQHLKSVMLQIAATELEKDRSRRESEKQNYLSEHCPPLHLPGSMSEVQELCKQLHAKIDAAEEEKYDMEVRVQKSTKELEDMNQKLFDLRGKFKRPPLRRVRMSADAMLKALLGSKHKVCMDLRANLKQVKKEDTEKERDLRDVGDWRKNIEEKSGMEGRKKMFETES; encoded by the exons ATGGGGGA TGAGGAG AAACGCAACAGGGCCATCACGGCCCGGAGACAACACCTGAAG AGTGTCATGCTCCAGATCGCCGCCACGGAGCTGGAGAAGGATAGGAGTCGCCGTGAGTCGGAGAAGCAGAACTACCTGTCGGAGCACTGCCCCCCGCTGCACCTGCCTGGCTCCATGTCTGAAGTGCAG gagctcTGCAAACAGCTGCACGCCAAGATCGACGCGGCCGAGGAAGAGAAGTATGACATGGAAGTGAGGGTCCAGAAGAGCACCAAGGAG CTGGAGGACATGAACCAGAAGCTGTTCGACCTGAGAGGCAAGTTCAAGAGACCCCCGCTGAGAAGGGTGCGCATGTCGGCCGACGCCATGCTCAAGGCGCTGCTGGGCTCCAAGCACAAGGTGTGCATGGACCTCCGGGCCAACCTGAAGCAGGTCAAGAAGGAGGACACAGAGAAG GAACGGGACCTGCGCGACGTGGGCGACTGGCGGAAGAACATCGAGGAGAAGTCTGGCATGGAGGGTAGGAAGAAGATGTTCGAGACCGAGTCCTAG
- the TNNI2 gene encoding troponin I, fast skeletal muscle isoform X1, whose translation MGKWGCGQVTRTASSFRLLPPPPEALPGSPAPPTAPEKRNRAITARRQHLKSVMLQIAATELEKDRSRRESEKQNYLSEHCPPLHLPGSMSEVQELCKQLHAKIDAAEEEKYDMEVRVQKSTKELEDMNQKLFDLRGKFKRPPLRRVRMSADAMLKALLGSKHKVCMDLRANLKQVKKEDTEKERDLRDVGDWRKNIEEKSGMEGRKKMFETES comes from the exons ATGGGGAAGTGGGGCTGTGGGCAGGTCACCAGAACCGCTTCTTCTTTCCGactgctccccccacctcctgaggCCCTGCCGGGATCCCCCgctcctcccactgcccctgag AAACGCAACAGGGCCATCACGGCCCGGAGACAACACCTGAAG AGTGTCATGCTCCAGATCGCCGCCACGGAGCTGGAGAAGGATAGGAGTCGCCGTGAGTCGGAGAAGCAGAACTACCTGTCGGAGCACTGCCCCCCGCTGCACCTGCCTGGCTCCATGTCTGAAGTGCAG gagctcTGCAAACAGCTGCACGCCAAGATCGACGCGGCCGAGGAAGAGAAGTATGACATGGAAGTGAGGGTCCAGAAGAGCACCAAGGAG CTGGAGGACATGAACCAGAAGCTGTTCGACCTGAGAGGCAAGTTCAAGAGACCCCCGCTGAGAAGGGTGCGCATGTCGGCCGACGCCATGCTCAAGGCGCTGCTGGGCTCCAAGCACAAGGTGTGCATGGACCTCCGGGCCAACCTGAAGCAGGTCAAGAAGGAGGACACAGAGAAG GAACGGGACCTGCGCGACGTGGGCGACTGGCGGAAGAACATCGAGGAGAAGTCTGGCATGGAGGGTAGGAAGAAGATGTTCGAGACCGAGTCCTAG